The following nucleotide sequence is from Harpia harpyja isolate bHarHar1 chromosome 7, bHarHar1 primary haplotype, whole genome shotgun sequence.
TGGTACGATTGCCTGCACATCCAGGACCTGGCTCAAGGAGAAAGTTTGCTAGCGGTGAGGTTGTTCACAGCGCCTGGGATTCAACAGACCATTGGAAGTCAGTGACCTGCAGCCACAAGGATGCTCTGGTGCCTGTGCCCCAGTGCTGAGAGTGgccatccctccatccccatcGGTGTGTGTGGTGCTGTCCATAGCCAACTCCTTAGgaagaaacagggagaaaaagcagagcagggcagagaaACGGTAAAAGATCTAATTCTCCCAGCATGTCTCCATCAAACTTGAGAAATATTACAAATCTGCCTTATTTTGTTATAGAAAAGCAGGTGCCAGGTAGGGCTGGGAATGttctaaaatattcagaaaaacaaacttgtggttttttctaatttccagactgaaaaaaaacaatGGAGGGGAAAAGTATCAGCTAGTTTGTCTTAAAAGACATTTTATATTATATagatattttataaatatatacattctATGTTTCGATATATCTTctctatatattttatatatacaagGCTGCGTAACTGATCCCATAGAAAACTTCGCACTTTTACCCCAAACCTGAGCAAAGCTCATATTTCAAACTCCTGTACGAAAGAGAGCTTGCCTGGCCCAGCCCAGAGGAAGCTTCTGGTTCTGCATATTGCAGATACCTTCTTAAATCAGACGGTCATGCAGGATGAGCAAAAAGCTCTTGCGGAATTCTGTCGTAACCACATGCTCGCTCTTCTCCATCAAATTTCTCAGTTCATTTCAAACttgtttctgatgtttttttaatggaaaaaaaaaataagaaacacacaaattttattttgcataaagaCCACACTGAATAATAAGAGCAAACTTTTCACTTTAGAGCAACCAACTGCCTCTCTGGAGAATTTACCGTGGTCCATATAAACCCACCTGACCTGCTGATCTCTAGTTATCTCAGctgattttttcaaaatattggcagaatatttcctttttccccattcCTTTAAAATCACCAGGTACTCAGATCACCAGATCAGAGACTCGGCCAATTCTTTTAATACCCCTGGGTACCAGCTCTCCAAACCTACTGAGATTTAAATATTCAACTGATTTTAACCTCATGGCTTGCTTCTTTTTAGAGATTGGGGTTCACCATCCCACCCTGTCACCTCTCTCCATGTGCCTGTTGATTCCCAAAGAACGGAATGGGCACATGAAGCCTGCTTTCTCTAGAGAGAAGTCACAAACAACCTCCAGGCTGTCCCACAAGCCCTCTGAAATGCCACATCCCCAGGGTGTACAAATCCACAACCCACCTTGAAGACCAGGTGGCATCACCCACTGGAGCTGGCCGAAGATGCTCCTGCAATAAAGGGATGATGTTcatgaactggtcaggcagtggctgtgcccacccagccctgcccagcccaccAACCTCTCCAACACTTTGGAAAGTGCCCTCCAGGTACTTGTGAGGCTGCAGGCACGTCCATGGCAGGAGCTGGAAGATGGGTGGTATGCGCCTGGCCTCCCAAAGACTACgagtgctgctggggtggggtggcTGCACTCCTAGCTGCCTGCCATCCCAACGATGGCTTCACCTTTGGCTATCGCACGTGGCAATCCCCAGCATTAGATGGGACAACAGGACTGAACCAAGAGCATTGTGCATGGAGGAAATTTTCTTCTCTGAGGGCTGAGCATCACCCAGAAGCAGCTCAAATCTCCCTGAGCAGAGGGCTTCttacaggcagggctggcaggagccagaGCCTAGTGCCCAAGCCAGACTGCACACCAAACTCACATGGAAGCTCAACTGCCCCCTTCTCCAGCCCTGTAAACCTCAGCTGTTCACCAAAGGCAGCAGACAAAGGTGCCCAGGCTGGGCTCTCTCCACCGCATGACCCGGGTGTACTCCCAGGAACAAGGAAAAGCATGTACAACTGAGAAAGCTCCTTTGTAGGAGCCTTTGAGGGGCTCTGCCTTCCTCTGGTGGGGGAAATGCACAGAAGAAGGTCTTTTAACCACCTTGATGGCACAGCTTGCAACTGCCTCCATCATGCAAGGGtgagcactgcctgcctgccttgcaTGCGGCTGCTGTCCCAGGTTGCCAGTAGCAAGACCTGGGCTCCAACACTGCAGCCAGCCAAGACCTGATATGCTTGAGACAGGGAACAGACACACAACCAGGGAGATATCAGGGGCTGATGTCCGAAACCATTTATTGAAATGAAAAGGCTAGAAAGTTCACATGAAACCGAAGCCAGACACACAGGAGGAGGGACGATGCTTTGTCAGGTTTCCTAAAGGGTTGCTATATTTCTGATCTTTTGAACAGCCTCTTTGTCCCATTCCATAGGATGCTACTTTGGGAAggcaagaggtttttttcctccactggagtggcataaaaataaatctgtcaaCTCGtgttatatacatacatatgggctgtatttattttctgtgggaaAATATCACTCTATCAGTACTTAAAATTAAGTATCATTatacttattttttttatcttactgaaaacttttttttttttgtacagtaaaTCTGAAACCTCCTTAGGTTAGGCAGCTCTACTACTTATCTGCAATCTTTTTAGGCACAGATGCAAGTTACGGCTTATACACCAGCCTGCTCCTGCTATTTGGGAATGACCCCTGCTGCCCATCCAGGTACTTCAGACCCCATCACCCAGGAGAAAAACTGCTTATCAGCCAACCTGGGCACATCACATATAGCAAAACCCAGGGTGTTCCTTACAGGAGCTTTAATCTGTATCCTAACAAATGGGAACACCCGGGACACAGGGAAACCTGGGGTGAGGAAGGACCAGTGCAACACAAGAACAGAAGTCAGGGTTCACTTTCTTTATAAAACAGGCAATACCCATACAACATGGTCACAGCCACAGGTGCCTGGCTGGGATGGCAGGAAATCTAATACCAGAGGTGAaaacttttcctgtctttttttttggaCACACGAGTCTTGCATCTGTGTTGGATCATGCATGTAATTGCAAAGCTTTGGTGAAGCTGGAGGACGATATCCATCAGAAACCCGCTTGTCCTTTGGGGCAAGGGCTGCCTTGCCCAGACATTGTCAGGGACTACTGAACCGTGGGAGCCAAGTGACAGCCATGGAAACAGCCTGGGTTTCCAGAAGCCTGGCAAAACATACCAAAAAATGCACTCAGTTAACAGCAGAACTGCAAAGACTAGCATGATGGAGAACTCGCTCCCTGGCTTCATGGCAAAGTGTGGGATTTGCCACACAAACATCACACCTTCAACACAGCAGCCTGGCTAGTAATAGAGAGcaatcctttttttgtttccagagCAGCAGTTAGTCTCCGAATGCCATTTAAAGACAGCAGCAACCATAAAAGGCCCAAACTTTTCAAAATTGACTCTCAGTAAGATGTGCAGGCAGGATGGGCAGACGCTCACCCCACTAGGGAAACAAGAGCAAGGAGGTCGGGTGGGTAGGATGAGAGACAGCAAGTGACAAATGTGCTCTGAGATCCTCCAGCTGACCAAGAGCCACACAACTCTTGAACACCATGAGATAAAGACGAGGCTGCACGTGCCGGCTGACCCACATCACAGCCCAGCTTCTTCCTGTGCCCTGGGGAAATCTGCCCtccagctctcctgcctgctaCTGCCCTACCCAGGCCAGGGACACCGCCATGGGACCAGCACATGGAGCCTCGGCAGGGGCAGGACTGTGGGaagttgataaaaaaaaaaaaaaaaaaagaaaaaaaaaaacccagctgagcCAAAGCAACCAACATCAAGGGCAATGGCAGGACATGTGTGGCAGGGGAAAGGTTTGTTATCTGCAACTTGAAGGAAGCTCCTTCCCCTGGGAATAGTCCTGCTTTGTCCATTCCAGTCTTTCTCTCCTAGAGACAGAAGTCACCGCTGGAGGCATGAGGGTGTTCTGGCAGTGCTTCTGCCCGGGGGTGCAGCTGGCAGGGGGGAGTCAGGCTCCCCCCCAGCACCGGGTGGTCTCCAGAAAGTCCCATGGGAGAGCTGGGCAAAACACAGCTGCTTTCAggctagaagaaaaaagagaaaactgtgtTGAGGCATTTTGCAATGTTTTACTAGTACTGGTCGGGCTGATGCCCAGTGGAGGCTGGCAGGAGGGGGAGCAGGTCTGCTCCTGCCCTACCACCCCCGGTGGTACAGGGGGTTAGCAGTGACCCCACCCACATCCACACACCCTCCCCCAGGTCCCCTCTTGGAAATGCCAACCCGTCACTTCATTGACAAGAGGCTGAAAGCACATAGAGGGCAAGTGCATCCAACCTCTTCAGCTGGCACTAATTTTCAACTACTGACCTGCTATTTGACTTTTGCAAAGCCTGACCAGGtaatcacagccctgcagctcacTCATGAAACCCATCTGTAAATCACAGGCACCTGGACTGCATCTGAAGCAAGCACCTGGGTCTTGCACCCTTGTCACACTCCTCCTGGAAAGCCAAAAACATGCCAGCCACAAGAGGTGGCCACCAAGCTCAAGAGATGTGTCAGGGCTGTTCTTCACTGGTCCTACAAGCTCCCAAACCCCTAGGCCGGACTAGAATCAAGCTCTTCAACACAGCTAGAAGGTGCCTGGTGTATCAAGTTGGAGGAGATGGAGAATGGGAGGACCGAGGTGCAGGGTATGGCCTTcaggaagaagcagaagatgCTTTATCAGCATCTGATGGCCCCAGAGGTTAACACAGAGATCCCTGTGAGACAGCAGGGCACCCTTCCAGTAGCAGATGTCATCTGGCACCGAGGAACAAGCTGCCCTGTGGACAGTAAttgccagggcagggctgggtaAGCAGGGAGGCAGGACAGACCCACCCTAGACATCTCACCCTGCCTGGTGGAGCCGTGGGCTGGGGAAGCATCACTGCAGAGATAGGCTCCTCCAGGACCTAGACCAGCTCTCCATGCTACCAGCCCCAGCCCAGAAAGTCGATGGTCCTTACAGACATGCATGGCATCTGCatcagggagaggggaaagggccAGGCAGCTTTCACTCCCTACGACCTCCCCAAGCAGCCCCAGTTTGGGGTGTTGGCCCCAATCCCAGGGGAGTCAGTTGCGAGGAGAGCCCTGACACTCAGACACTCAGATTCAATGCTGCAGACCTCACCTTGTGATGCTGGAGGGCTAGCAGCAGCCGGATGGGCTCTCAATAGGGGTTGTGCACAGGCTAGGGGACACTTCCATAAAGGAAAGACCTTATGGTACAGAAGATCTTCATCTCGCACGTGCTTTCTACCACGCATCAAAGCTTACCAGTGCATGGTTGGAATTACTCACTGTACAGAAATGGCAATTAAACAAACCATATGGAAATCAGACCCAGAGACAGCCACCTTCTAAAGGGAGGAACACACATTCTGTTCTTTTGCTCTTCAACCCTTGGGGCAAAGAAAAGCTCCTCAAGTCTTCCTTTCTGGCCATGCACCAGCTAGAGCAAATCGATACCTGTCTACCAACCAGACAGTGTGTGCCTCCCTGTGCTGAGACCCCCAGGAAATACCAGCACAGAAAATACTGAGCATGAGAGCGGAGAAAGGCCCTTACCCTGTGCCTGCTCTCCTGGCTCAGTGCAGAGGTGTACGTCCCATAGGGAGTATCCAGCGGGCTGCCAGTGCTCCCAAAGCACCCTGCAGCCAAGCTTGGAAAAGGGTGCTGGGGCATGGAGGGAACAGGGCTCAGCTGCTTCTCAGGAATAAGCTGGTATGAGGAGGGGTTGAAAAAACTGGGGTATGGAGCCATCTCTTCCTGGGACCCCCCACTGCCCACAGTTTCCAAGCTGCAAAATCCTTTCAGGTTAAAGTGTACCGTTGGTGTGCCGGGCCCTGGACCCAAGCAGCCCTGGTGCTGGGAGATCAAGTCTTGGCTGATGCTGTAAAAACCAGGCTGAGCTGGGGACCCCAGGAGTGGGGAAACATAGTCCTGCcatgggctggagctgctgctgggaaggaCGTGTGGAGCAGAGTCAGGGCTGTGGCCACACAACCCATTCACCAGCAAGTGACGGTGTTTCGGCTGGCTGGGTGGTCCCACACAGCCCTGGCATtggctgggcagggagaaggacAGGTGGGCATCCTCCTGGGTGGGATGCATGGCTGGGAAGTCACCCTCCAGCTGCCGAGCCCTGGGTGGCACCTGTGGGCAGGGGGCTCCTGGGGGTAAGCTAGGCGCCTTGTCCCATGGGGTGCCCCGCGCTGGCTGGACGAAGCGGAGCAggccctcctccccagctggccTCCACTGCGAGCCATCGGACAGCTCTTCCTCCTTGGCTGGCTCCGGCAGTAGCAGAGTTGGCTGCCCCGGCACAGCATGGAGGGGCTGTTCCCACAGCGGAGCAGGGAGCTGGCCCGGGGCAATGCTGGGCTGCACCACGTGCTGGGGCAGGTACTGCGAGTCCTCATAATCTGTGTGGTCCTGGCACATAGTGGTGTCTCCACATGGGCTCAGGGATGTACCTGGCAGGGGACAGACCTGTTGTCCTCCCTCGTGCTTGTTCACCAGAGTGGTGTGGATGTAGGAGAGAATCTTGTTGCTGGTGAGGCAGTTATTCAGGAACTGGTTGTGGTCAGGGTCCATATTGACCATCACCATTTTCTCATCCAGCAGCAGGAGCTCCAGGTCCTCAGCGTTCAACCCCAGGCCCTCCAGCGCACTGAAGAGCTCATTGTTGGAACAGCTCTCATCACTCTTAATTGAGAGTGAGTCCAGGGTGGCCAAGAGAGGATCCTCCTGCTGCAAATCCACCAGCTCCTCTTTGAGCTGGTCCCCCCTTGAAGAAACAGGAGCAGCGCCCATACTCCAGGCATCTCTTCCTGCATCCAGCAAGGACACATCTTTGAGTTGGTCCACAAAACTGCTGCTGATGGAGTGGTTAGGTGCAGGAGCTGGATGGGAGGCATACACCGCCTTGTCCTGTCGCATCACGGCACCCAGCAGAGAACTTGGGTCAATACCATTCTTCTGGGATCGCACTCCATGGCTGTGGGAGATCTTCTTGGACTTGCTGGTTTTCCCTTTGCTCTGGAAAGGGTCAGGGAAGCCCGGGAGAGGGTAAGCGCTTTGGTATAAGAGCGCCTCTCCTGTAGCAAAGGTAAAGGGAAGATGCATGGACCGTTTCCGAAGGTGCTCTCCTCCTTCTTCATCTCTGCAGGGCAGAAAGAGGAGACTGCAGCTTGCATGTGCACAAACACACCCTGCAAAATGCTTCTGCAATGGATAATTGTGATTCCTGCAAGCCAAAGCCCCTTTGCTATGATCAGCATGCATGTACCAAGCAgaaccacacacatacacatatatgtatgcatttacatacaaatacacacacacacagatttttatatatacacacacataaaaacacACATCTTCAGCATAACCAAGAGGATGCTTAAAGTGCAAAGGGTAACAGAGCTCTGCCAGACAGAAGTCACACCTTTGCTCTGCTCATCTATGCTGCAGCCACCCCTTAGGACAGGGATGTCTGGCTGCTGCCATATGCCAGCCACATCTGAGGTCCTTGCTGTTCCTGCACCCACATGTCCCTACAGCTGCTGGAGAGTGGCCACCAGTCTCCCCAGGGTAAGTCTGGACCAGTGCCCAGGACACCGGAGCGGGGATGTGAGGTGCAGGGCACTGCTCAGCATGCTCCCATACTTGCAGGGTGGCCTTGCAGGGGGGAATGTGGCTGAACAGCATCAAAGCACAGTATCCTATGGTTGCTCCTTTAAAAGGCACAAGAAGCAATGACGAATCAAACATCCTACCCTGCTCAGGGCATCCCAGAGCCCACATGGATGGAAAAAGccagcctgtccccatcccagcctgggcTGTACCCAGATGGCACTTACACAAGGGGTCTCTGTGTGACAATGATGTACTCGGGCTTGCCGTTCTTGTAGACGAGCCGCGCATTGGCCTGCACCCACTTCCAGCGATTCTCCTTCGTCAGCAAGCGGAAGACCGTCAGGCCGCTCTCACCCGTCTTCATCACTGCCGGAAGGAATCACACATGCTGAGGGCTGTCAGCACATCACCAGAGGCAGGGCTGCCTCCAGTGATGCTGCTGTTTCCAGCTGGGATAAGCAGGTGGAGTCACAGCAGTAGCATGGCTGGCACACGCAGGGGACACCATCCCAGCTAAATACCCCTCACTCCACCCCAAGCTCCCTGCAGTGACAAAAGCATCACAGCAAAGCATAAAGCAAAGCATCCTATGGGAAAGAGCTGCCAGGCTTGACATGGCAGCCAACGGAGCTGCCCATAGTCCCAGCCCACTCATCAGCCTCAGAGGTGGGCACAAGTGACCAGAGAAGGGACTCTTACTCCTGACGTGGTTCTCGGCACAGTACAGCATGTCGGCAGCGTGGACGAACTGGTAGCCAGTGCCACACATCCGCAGCTCTGCCTCGGTGTAGCCCAAAACGATCTTCCCCCTGTGGGAGACCGAGAATGCACCCAGCTCAGAGGCAGAGCCGGGGTGGGACATCACCCAGGCAGAGTACGGAAAGGCACGCTGGAAGTTCGCAGCGTCACCCCTCAAATCAGCTCTGCTGCTTACTTGGCATCGCACGCCAAGGGGGTGAAGTCCAGCTTGTGCTTCGTCCTGAAGATCATGTTCTTGGTTCGGAGCTGCAGGATGGACGGGGGCTGCAAGGGGGTGGAGATAGCGAAGAGAGCCAGCTGGGGTGGCAGTGCAGACCCATCTTCAGACCTTTTGTTCTGCCCATGAAGGAATTTAAGCCTGCCTTGAAGGTTTAAAGcctgggaagagaagaaaagttcAGTGTCACACAAAAAATTGgatggagagagaagagagggaggagagctgcaCAAAAAGCAAGCCATCTCGCTGCGGACTCGATGCAAGCAATTCCTCATGACTTGACCCTTGCGACTCCAGTGCTCCCCACTAAAATAAGACAGAGGATCAAAGGGATGCTACACTgagctccctgcagcagcagctcactgCTTTCTCCCCCTGCAGCCACTCAGTGCCGTCCCAGGGCTCAGACACACAGCGGCTGCAGGACCGAGCACATGCTGCAGTTGCATCAGAGCATCGCATAATGCGCgagctgctttgcattttaaCTGAGCTATATCATAGGCCCATCGGGGATCATAGTATTTCTTCTAAACAAGGGGCAATCAGGAGTCTTTGTGTTGAGTTTCCAGACTAAAGTGGGATGAGAGGGAGAAACAGGATTGTTACACCTGTGATTATGAAGAACCCCATTAACTTgtagcagagaggaggagggatgaAAGCGACCTACTTGGTCTTAAGACATGCCTTTAACACAAAATCCTAGCAGAACATGTGGAGGAAAAGCACTTTTGTTCAAGATCCAGCATCTCCGAGAGGAGAGGAACAAAACCCACACAGAGAGGTTGTAGGTACAGACCAAACCtatgaaaaacagcagaaatatcTCCTTGTTGAGACAAGCAAGCGCTGCACATGGCAGAAAGGAGCGCTGGGTCTTTCAAGGCCAACTTTTATGCTTCAGCAGTGGCACGAACCCCTCGGGGTGAGCCTGCACCCCTCCTGCTCTGGAGGTCACAGCGTGGGTCTGTACTCACCAGGAAGCCGGAGGAATTATCCAGGAGGCAGCGAAAACGGCACACAAAGCTCCTTTCCAGAAAGGAGGAGTTTTCTGGGGGCAGCTGATCCGGCTTGTAGGCGACAGCAGAAGAGCTGAGACTCTTCCCCACTGTGGGAGAGAGCAACTAAGAGAGGAGCAAGCAAAGATCCCCCCCAGCAAGGGTTGGAGGTCCCTAGAAAAGGCTGGAGGTCCCCAGCATCAGGCACTGCAGCAGTTTGCAGAGTACAGCAACAGAAACTTGGGGAAAGCCACAATGTTTGGATGAAGCCATGGCTTGAGCCACAAGGACGCAAGCCCCATGCATGCAGTGGCAGGGAGCTGGGCTCCCCGGCGTAAGTGGGGAGCTACACATCTCATACCAACCAGTAGGCCTGGCTCCCAGCCTGCGTTTACCTTCTGGAGAAGGCTCCCCCTCTGGAGCGTGGGGTGGGTTGAGGGCCCAGTGGAGGTTGCGTCTGAATTCCTGCTGGTCCTCAGTGTGGATCAGCTCAAAGACACTCTGGTGCATGACATCTGTCTAGAGGAAAAAAGCAATGCGTGAGCTCTGCAGCCTGTCCCCAGGCGCCAGTTTTCACGTCCCACCTGGAAACAGCCTGTCACAGCCCGAACTGGCCATATCTTAGCCAATTTCCCTGGTGCTCAACTAGGTCCCTGGCTGAATGAGGttggacaccttccaccagagcTGATGCTGGTGGGAACAGACAGCACATCTGGCTCTAAGGACCCCTTGCCCATGTTGGGCCAGGCCTGCCCCCCATCCTAAAAAGCCACTAGCATCAGCAATACAGCTCCCCTTCTGACACGCTCGTCCCTGTAGCACGGTGTCCTTCAAAATCCTAGTGCTGACTTATGGGATGAGATGAAAACATGGGTTTGggaacaaaacagcagcaaagccacCCCATTCCTACACTGTTCCCAAGAGAACAAGGCATCTGCTCCAGGACTTGCTCCCTCTGCCCAGGTGGACAATCCTCATCTACCCCAGATTTTGGGGAAAGCCACCTGTGTGGGGGCAACACCAAATCACAGTAACTAAAGGACTGTAGGTAAGTCCCACTTCTCTGTAAATCTGACCTAGTACCTCCCAGGTTACCTGGGTGCCCAGATAACCACAAAGCACCGCAGCCTTATGGGATTTACCAGGAGTCACCCAGAGGAGCGAGTGCCCAAAGGCAGGGAACCCCAGACATCTCACCATGGCATTACACAACAGGGCCTTGAACTTCATAGCCTGTCAATGTGGCTGGTGGAAAGCATCTGTGGGGTAGTAAAGTTGCTTTGACACCTCCCAATGACCATGTCTGGCAACATGAGGTCCAAATTCACAAGACCAAGGAAAAGCCCCATGTAGCCCCCCAAGACCTTGTGATCCCTGCAGAGCTTCCTCCCTGCAGGGAACTTGGGGCTATTCACCACCAAGGAAAAATCCACTCTGCAAACCCACCACAGTGAGACAGAGGTGTTCCACCAACCTGGTGAAATCCAAGATAGTCCTGAATTGTATGCGAGGAGTAAAATATCAGTCCTTCCGATGTCACCACCAGCACAAAGCCATTGAGTGCCTAGGGGAGAGGGGAGATAAGCAGGTACACGCCACACTCACATCACCCTTTTCTAGCAGGACGGTGAGTTCCATTCTGCTTGGACACTAGTCACCCAAGTCCTGGCTGGTCCCAGCTAGCAGGCAGCTGAGCCGCTCCCCCACCAAGAGAAAGGTGTAGGGCAGGAGACAAAGCACAGGAAGccctggaaggaaagaaaacccttTCCAATGGCATTTCACTGTCATAACACTGGGTACTGCCCTGGCTCTCACCAAATCCTCCAGTGCACTGTTCAAGCAGCTTCTTGGTTTCATACCCTTTCTGCAGGACAGGAACAGCACCAGAGACCTCCATCCTTGCAATTGCCTCTATGCACGTACCTTGCCATGGTGCCAGAGAACATGCACctaaaaaaacaggttttcacaGACCTGAATTTGCTTTACCTATCAGAGGTCAAGGCCTGCAGCTCATTCTCAGATTTTCCTCCACTCTGCCTTGCTTGAGTAAACCTCACCAACTGAAGGCTGGCTGGAGGAAAATGGGGATCAATATCAGCACAGCTGTGCTCACCGAGAAAAGAGACGGTACCTTCTGCTGGGTTTCTCTGAGGTCATGTAGCTCTTCCATACAGCTGCCCAAGCATATTCTAATCCAAACTGATGGAAAACTTTGCTTCCATCCTGGAAGCGTTCACTCAGACTCAGACTTGGACATTTATACTCATCCTATgtgaagagcaaataaaaatctcagaACTCTTTGCAGAACGAAACCAGACACCATCAGGAACCGGTCCATTCTGATATTCTGGCGGAAGCAAGCCTTTCTGACAACCTCGAATCAGAACAGCATTTCATGT
It contains:
- the LOC128144333 gene encoding aryl hydrocarbon receptor-like isoform X2; translated protein: MVRPGPAEGGTSNPSKRHRERLNWELERLAGLLPFPEEVVAGLDKLSVLRLSAGYLRAKSFFSVALKNHGAKEAERDEDCDNGPALDSAAVPEGELLLQALNGFVLVVTSEGLIFYSSHTIQDYLGFHQTDVMHQSVFELIHTEDQQEFRRNLHWALNPPHAPEGEPSPEVGKSLSSSAVAYKPDQLPPENSSFLERSFVCRFRCLLDNSSGFLALNLQGRLKFLHGQNKRSEDGSALPPQLALFAISTPLQPPSILQLRTKNMIFRTKHKLDFTPLACDAKGKIVLGYTEAELRMCGTGYQFVHAADMLYCAENHVRMMKTGESGLTVFRLLTKENRWKWVQANARLVYKNGKPEYIIVTQRPLVDEEGGEHLRKRSMHLPFTFATGEALLYQSAYPLPGFPDPFQSKGKTSKSKKISHSHGVRSQKNGIDPSSLLGAVMRQDKAVYASHPAPAPNHSISSSFVDQLKDVSLLDAGRDAWSMGAAPVSSRGDQLKEELVDLQQEDPLLATLDSLSIKSDESCSNNELFSALEGLGLNAEDLELLLLDEKMVMVNMDPDHNQFLNNCLTSNKILSYIHTTLVNKHEGGQQVCPLPGTSLSPCGDTTMCQDHTDYEDSQYLPQHVVQPSIAPGQLPAPLWEQPLHAVPGQPTLLLPEPAKEEELSDGSQWRPAGEEGLLRFVQPARGTPWDKAPSLPPGAPCPQVPPRARQLEGDFPAMHPTQEDAHLSFSLPSQCQGCVGPPSQPKHRHLLVNGLCGHSPDSAPHVLPSSSSSPWQDYVSPLLGSPAQPGFYSISQDLISQHQGCLGPGPGTPTVHFNLKGFCSLETVGSGGSQEEMAPYPSFFNPSSYQLIPEKQLSPVPSMPQHPFPSLAAGCFGSTGSPLDTPYGTYTSALSQESRHRPESSCVLPSSPMGLSGDHPVLGGSLTPPCQLHPRAEALPEHPHASSGDFCL
- the LOC128144333 gene encoding aryl hydrocarbon receptor-like isoform X4 — encoded protein: MHQSVFELIHTEDQQEFRRNLHWALNPPHAPEGEPSPEVGKSLSSSAVAYKPDQLPPENSSFLERSFVCRFRCLLDNSSGFLALNLQGRLKFLHGQNKRSEDGSALPPQLALFAISTPLQPPSILQLRTKNMIFRTKHKLDFTPLACDAKGKIVLGYTEAELRMCGTGYQFVHAADMLYCAENHVRMMKTGESGLTVFRLLTKENRWKWVQANARLVYKNGKPEYIIVTQRPLVDEEGGEHLRKRSMHLPFTFATGEALLYQSAYPLPGFPDPFQSKGKTSKSKKISHSHGVRSQKNGIDPSSLLGAVMRQDKAVYASHPAPAPNHSISSSFVDQLKDVSLLDAGRDAWSMGAAPVSSRGDQLKEELVDLQQEDPLLATLDSLSIKSDESCSNNELFSALEGLGLNAEDLELLLLDEKMVMVNMDPDHNQFLNNCLTSNKILSYIHTTLVNKHEGGQQVCPLPGTSLSPCGDTTMCQDHTDYEDSQYLPQHVVQPSIAPGQLPAPLWEQPLHAVPGQPTLLLPEPAKEEELSDGSQWRPAGEEGLLRFVQPARGTPWDKAPSLPPGAPCPQVPPRARQLEGDFPAMHPTQEDAHLSFSLPSQCQGCVGPPSQPKHRHLLVNGLCGHSPDSAPHVLPSSSSSPWQDYVSPLLGSPAQPGFYSISQDLISQHQGCLGPGPGTPTVHFNLKGFCSLETVGSGGSQEEMAPYPSFFNPSSYQLIPEKQLSPVPSMPQHPFPSLAAGCFGSTGSPLDTPYGTYTSALSQESRHRPESSCVLPSSPMGLSGDHPVLGGSLTPPCQLHPRAEALPEHPHASSGDFCL
- the LOC128144333 gene encoding aryl hydrocarbon receptor-like isoform X1; its protein translation is MYAGRKRRKPVPRAVRPGPAEGGTSNPSKRHRERLNWELERLAGLLPFPEEVVAGLDKLSVLRLSAGYLRAKSFFSVALKNHGAKEAERDEDCDNGPALDSAAVPEGELLLQALNGFVLVVTSEGLIFYSSHTIQDYLGFHQTDVMHQSVFELIHTEDQQEFRRNLHWALNPPHAPEGEPSPEVGKSLSSSAVAYKPDQLPPENSSFLERSFVCRFRCLLDNSSGFLALNLQGRLKFLHGQNKRSEDGSALPPQLALFAISTPLQPPSILQLRTKNMIFRTKHKLDFTPLACDAKGKIVLGYTEAELRMCGTGYQFVHAADMLYCAENHVRMMKTGESGLTVFRLLTKENRWKWVQANARLVYKNGKPEYIIVTQRPLVDEEGGEHLRKRSMHLPFTFATGEALLYQSAYPLPGFPDPFQSKGKTSKSKKISHSHGVRSQKNGIDPSSLLGAVMRQDKAVYASHPAPAPNHSISSSFVDQLKDVSLLDAGRDAWSMGAAPVSSRGDQLKEELVDLQQEDPLLATLDSLSIKSDESCSNNELFSALEGLGLNAEDLELLLLDEKMVMVNMDPDHNQFLNNCLTSNKILSYIHTTLVNKHEGGQQVCPLPGTSLSPCGDTTMCQDHTDYEDSQYLPQHVVQPSIAPGQLPAPLWEQPLHAVPGQPTLLLPEPAKEEELSDGSQWRPAGEEGLLRFVQPARGTPWDKAPSLPPGAPCPQVPPRARQLEGDFPAMHPTQEDAHLSFSLPSQCQGCVGPPSQPKHRHLLVNGLCGHSPDSAPHVLPSSSSSPWQDYVSPLLGSPAQPGFYSISQDLISQHQGCLGPGPGTPTVHFNLKGFCSLETVGSGGSQEEMAPYPSFFNPSSYQLIPEKQLSPVPSMPQHPFPSLAAGCFGSTGSPLDTPYGTYTSALSQESRHRPESSCVLPSSPMGLSGDHPVLGGSLTPPCQLHPRAEALPEHPHASSGDFCL